In Bacteroidota bacterium, a single genomic region encodes these proteins:
- a CDS encoding phosphatidylserine decarboxylase family protein, producing the protein MKFHKEGIPSLILTLIFIALINAIGHYFFPEYALVKWFIYLLSAFVLITILQFFRNPVRTLVIDDNKIIAPADGKVVVIEEVMESEYFKDKRRQISIFMSPINVHINRFPITGIVKYVKYHPGLFLVAWHPKSSTDNERTTVVVEHKNKEQVLFRQIAGAMARRIVYYCKENDSAQQGNEFGFIKFGSRVDIFLPLSCKVHVKLNEVTVGGQSVIAEF; encoded by the coding sequence ATGAAGTTTCACAAAGAAGGAATCCCCTCCCTTATTTTAACACTTATTTTTATTGCGCTGATAAATGCGATTGGCCATTATTTTTTTCCGGAATATGCTTTGGTTAAATGGTTCATTTATTTGTTGTCGGCTTTTGTGTTGATTACCATTCTGCAATTTTTCAGAAACCCGGTCCGCACACTTGTTATTGACGACAACAAAATTATTGCTCCTGCGGATGGAAAAGTGGTAGTGATTGAAGAGGTGATGGAAAGCGAGTATTTTAAAGACAAGCGCCGACAAATTTCTATTTTTATGTCGCCCATTAATGTGCACATTAATCGCTTTCCTATTACCGGTATAGTGAAATATGTAAAATACCATCCGGGATTATTTTTAGTGGCCTGGCATCCCAAATCCAGTACCGATAACGAGCGTACAACGGTTGTAGTGGAACATAAAAACAAGGAGCAAGTTTTATTTCGTCAAATTGCAGGAGCCATGGCCCGCCGTATTGTTTACTACTGCAAAGAAAATGATAGTGCACAACAGGGTAACGAATTTGGTTTTATTAAGTTTGGTTCGCGTGTAGATATCTTCCTTCCCTTGTCGTGTAAGGTTCACGTGAAGTTAAATGAAGTAACTGTTGGTGGGCAAAGTGTGATTGCAGAGTTTTAA
- the rlmD gene encoding 23S rRNA (uracil(1939)-C(5))-methyltransferase RlmD, protein MRRFVKKQLPLIENVSITDAGSEGKAVAKIDELVVFVQNAVPGDVADLQLVMKKKNFAEARAVKFHHYSEKRVVPICQHFGLCGGCKWQNMSYEWQLFYKQKQVTDNLTRIGKIELPTITPILPSAQTQYYRNKLEYTFSNKKWLTNLNENDEGIDMNALGFHIPQRFDKILDIEHCHLQAAPSNDIRNAIRDYAIERNLSFFDLKSQQGFLRTLIIRSSSNGELMVILTFFREEEESRIALLNFVKSHFPQVTSLMYVINSKGNDTIQDQEVICFYGAPFITEQMEELSFRIGPKSFYQTNSAQAYELYKIAREFADFKGHELVYDLYTGTGTIANFIANKVKKVVGIEYVPEAIEDAKVNSSLNNISNTVFYAGDMSKVLNDAFIAENGNPDCIITDPPRAGMSPDVVEKLLQLEASKIVYVSCNAATQARDLALMDSKYKVTKVQPVDMFPHTHHVENVVLLELK, encoded by the coding sequence ATGAGAAGATTTGTAAAAAAGCAATTGCCCTTAATCGAAAATGTTTCAATTACCGATGCCGGTTCTGAAGGTAAAGCAGTAGCAAAAATTGATGAATTGGTTGTCTTTGTTCAAAATGCAGTTCCCGGTGATGTGGCTGACTTGCAACTAGTGATGAAAAAGAAAAATTTTGCAGAAGCAAGGGCTGTAAAATTTCACCACTATTCTGAAAAGCGTGTTGTACCAATATGCCAACATTTTGGATTATGTGGTGGTTGTAAATGGCAAAACATGAGTTATGAATGGCAACTGTTTTATAAGCAAAAGCAAGTTACTGATAACCTTACACGCATTGGTAAGATTGAACTTCCAACCATTACACCAATTCTTCCTTCTGCTCAAACGCAATATTACCGCAACAAATTGGAATATACATTTTCAAATAAAAAATGGTTAACCAATTTAAATGAAAATGATGAAGGCATAGACATGAATGCTTTGGGATTTCATATTCCGCAGCGTTTTGATAAAATTTTGGATATTGAACATTGTCATCTTCAAGCTGCACCTTCAAATGATATTAGAAATGCTATTCGTGATTATGCAATTGAAAGGAATCTTAGTTTCTTTGATTTGAAATCCCAACAAGGATTTTTACGCACCCTAATCATTCGAAGCAGTTCAAACGGGGAACTCATGGTGATCCTTACTTTTTTTAGAGAGGAGGAAGAGTCTAGAATTGCATTATTGAATTTTGTGAAATCGCACTTTCCACAAGTAACTTCTTTGATGTATGTTATAAACTCTAAAGGAAACGATACCATTCAAGACCAAGAAGTGATTTGCTTTTATGGTGCGCCGTTTATTACGGAACAAATGGAAGAACTGAGTTTTCGCATAGGACCTAAATCATTTTACCAAACCAATTCTGCGCAAGCCTATGAGCTGTATAAAATAGCACGTGAGTTTGCAGATTTTAAAGGCCATGAGCTTGTTTATGATTTGTATACCGGAACAGGAACCATTGCAAATTTTATTGCAAATAAAGTAAAGAAAGTGGTTGGCATAGAGTACGTACCGGAAGCAATTGAAGATGCTAAAGTAAATTCAAGTTTGAATAACATTAGCAACACTGTTTTTTATGCCGGCGATATGAGTAAAGTGCTTAATGATGCATTCATAGCCGAAAACGGGAATCCTGATTGTATAATCACCGATCCACCACGTGCAGGAATGAGCCCCGATGTAGTGGAAAAGTTGCTGCAACTCGAAGCGTCAAAAATTGTGTATGTAAGTTGCAACGCCGCCACCCAGGCGCGCGACCTTGCTTTAATGGATAGTAAATACAAAGTCACTAAAGTGCAGCCTGTAGATATGTTCCCTCATACCCACCATGTGGAGAATGTTGTTTTACTTGAATTAAAATAA
- a CDS encoding Glu/Leu/Phe/Val dehydrogenase: MSKTKEITKDSHNPFEAMLARFDQAAKILNLDDETYNILKNPQRQVIVSLPVHMDNGKVKVFEGFRIVHSTVLGPSKGGIRYSMDVNVDEVKALASWMTWKCAIADIPYGGAKGGITCDPSTMSKAELERLTRAYTKSMVNVFGVDRDIPAPDMNTGPQEMAWIVDEYSKLKGEFTPGVVTGKPLLLGGSLGRAEATGLGVMVSAMEAMKKMKIDPSKSTAAVQGFGNVGSITAKQLNSKGVKIVAISDHTGAYYNADGFDVMDAIAFRDNSEKRVLEGYTKGKKITNEELLTLAVDVLAPCAMENQITGDNANDIKAKLIVEGANGPTTAGADEILNNKGIIVVPDVLANGGGVTVSYFEWVQNRFGFYWTEEDVNTKAEQYMKKAFEHIWKVAEKYKISLRIAAYVFAMNKLSKTIKYRGNQ, from the coding sequence ATGTCAAAAACAAAAGAAATTACAAAGGACTCTCACAATCCTTTTGAAGCAATGCTGGCGCGCTTTGATCAAGCCGCTAAAATTTTAAATTTAGATGACGAAACCTATAACATTTTAAAAAACCCGCAACGTCAGGTAATCGTGAGTTTGCCGGTGCACATGGACAATGGAAAGGTGAAAGTATTTGAAGGATTTAGAATTGTACACTCTACTGTACTTGGACCTTCAAAAGGTGGAATTCGTTATTCGATGGATGTGAATGTGGATGAAGTAAAAGCACTTGCATCTTGGATGACCTGGAAATGTGCCATTGCTGATATTCCTTATGGAGGAGCCAAAGGTGGAATTACCTGTGACCCAAGTACCATGAGCAAAGCCGAATTGGAGCGTTTAACCCGTGCGTATACTAAATCGATGGTGAATGTATTTGGCGTAGACCGCGATATTCCTGCACCCGATATGAACACAGGGCCACAAGAAATGGCTTGGATTGTGGATGAATATTCCAAATTAAAAGGAGAATTTACTCCGGGTGTGGTTACCGGTAAACCCTTATTGTTAGGCGGTTCCCTTGGTCGCGCAGAAGCTACCGGTTTAGGCGTAATGGTATCGGCAATGGAGGCAATGAAAAAAATGAAAATTGATCCTTCAAAATCAACTGCCGCCGTGCAGGGTTTTGGAAATGTGGGTTCAATTACGGCAAAACAATTAAACAGCAAAGGCGTTAAAATTGTAGCCATATCCGACCATACCGGAGCTTATTATAATGCCGATGGTTTTGACGTTATGGATGCCATTGCTTTCCGTGACAATTCCGAAAAAAGAGTGTTAGAAGGATACACCAAAGGCAAAAAAATTACGAATGAGGAATTATTAACCTTAGCGGTGGATGTGCTTGCGCCTTGCGCCATGGAAAATCAAATAACCGGTGATAATGCCAACGATATTAAAGCGAAACTGATTGTGGAAGGTGCAAACGGGCCGACTACTGCCGGTGCAGATGAAATTTTAAATAACAAAGGCATTATTGTGGTACCGGATGTATTGGCAAATGGTGGTGGTGTTACAGTTTCTTATTTTGAGTGGGTACAAAACCGTTTTGGCTTTTACTGGACCGAAGAAGATGTGAATACCAAAGCTGAACAATACATGAAAAAAGCATTTGAGCACATTTGGAAAGTTGCTGAAAAATATAAGATTTCATTACGTATTGCTGCGTATGTGTTTGCGATGAACAAATTATCGAAAACCATTAAATACCGCGGAAATCAATAA
- a CDS encoding C40 family peptidase codes for MGTHYKYSGKSAKGIDCSGFAKIIYREAFHDTLSGGSADIAKRVTLIPKDNLKTGDLVFFKIKRKRVSHVGVYLGNNKFVHAAVKGGVQINDLNEAYYKRYFYKGGRSLLERKGGQ; via the coding sequence ATGGGTACACATTACAAATATTCCGGCAAATCAGCCAAAGGAATTGATTGTTCCGGCTTTGCAAAAATTATATACAGAGAAGCGTTTCACGATACTTTATCAGGAGGCTCTGCAGATATTGCGAAACGTGTTACCTTAATTCCAAAAGATAATTTAAAAACCGGGGACTTAGTGTTTTTTAAAATTAAAAGAAAACGTGTTTCACATGTTGGGGTTTATTTAGGAAATAATAAATTTGTTCATGCGGCAGTAAAAGGGGGAGTACAAATTAATGATTTGAATGAAGCCTATTACAAACGTTACTTTTACAAAGGTGGCCGAAGTTTGTTAGAACGAAAGGGAGGTCAATAA
- a CDS encoding phosphatidate cytidylyltransferase, protein MTNFSKRALTALFFVLALIGSIAFNHLTFSILFLFFTVVGLWEFYTISHLGQNNPQKYFGILLGAAVFIAFSLISMGKQNGMILLLFLPLVYFIFVLELFRKKANPFRNIGFTLLGIIYIAVPFGLLNFISISYLTNEYEPRILIGILLILWASDTGAYLVGSRIGKRKLFERISPKKSWEGSFGGALLSLIAAYIDSKLFDVLPLGHWFAIAFIIVVMGTLGDLVESLYKRSKNVKDSGTLLPGHGGILDRFDSLLLAAPFIYTYLEWTKNFS, encoded by the coding sequence ATGACGAACTTTAGCAAACGCGCTTTAACCGCACTTTTTTTTGTGCTGGCATTGATTGGAAGCATCGCTTTTAATCACCTTACATTTTCAATTTTGTTTTTATTCTTTACTGTAGTTGGTTTATGGGAATTTTATACCATTTCACATCTCGGACAAAATAACCCACAAAAGTACTTTGGTATTTTGCTTGGAGCGGCAGTATTTATTGCCTTTTCGCTTATTTCGATGGGAAAACAAAACGGCATGATCCTATTGCTTTTTTTACCCCTTGTATATTTCATTTTTGTGCTCGAATTATTTCGAAAAAAGGCGAACCCTTTTCGCAACATTGGCTTCACTCTCTTGGGAATAATTTACATTGCTGTTCCTTTTGGTTTGCTTAATTTTATTTCAATAAGTTACCTCACAAACGAGTATGAACCCCGCATTTTAATTGGCATTTTACTCATTTTATGGGCCAGCGATACAGGCGCTTACTTGGTTGGTTCCCGTATTGGGAAACGAAAATTATTCGAACGTATTTCTCCCAAAAAATCTTGGGAAGGCAGCTTTGGTGGTGCTTTACTTAGTCTTATTGCAGCTTATATTGATTCCAAATTATTTGATGTATTGCCGCTTGGGCATTGGTTTGCAATTGCATTTATTATTGTTGTGATGGGAACCTTAGGCGACTTGGTAGAATCGCTATACAAACGGAGCAAAAACGTGAAAGATAGCGGAACCCTTCTTCCCGGCCACGGTGGTATTTTGGATCGTTTTGATAGCCTGCTTTTGGCGGCACCCTTTATTTATACTTACCTCGAATGGACTAAAAATTTTTCATAA
- the rocD gene encoding ornithine--oxo-acid transaminase — MQLEERYGAHNYHSIPVVIERGEGVFLWDVEGKRYYDFLSAYSAVNQGHCHPKIIAALVKQAHKVTLTSRAFYNDCLGEYEKYITTYFGYDKVLPMNTGVEGGETAVKLCRKWGYTVKGIPENQAKIIFVAGNFWGRTLAAISSSVDPSSTNGFGPFMPGFEIIPYNDLAALEKAVQDKNVAGFMLEPIQGEAGVVIPDEGYLKKAFEICRANRVLFIADEVQTGLCRTGKMLACDHEGVKPDILILGKALSGGVLPVAAVLCRDEVMLTIKPGEHGSTYGGNPLACRVAIAALEVLKEEKMAENADRLGKILRDELSKIKSDRITAIRGKGLLNAIVIEPRNGKDAWDVCIALKDNGLLAKPTHGDIIRFAPPLTITEEQIMECVGIIKKTLEEF, encoded by the coding sequence ATGCAATTGGAAGAACGCTATGGGGCGCATAACTATCATTCGATTCCTGTGGTAATTGAACGGGGAGAAGGCGTATTTTTATGGGATGTAGAGGGAAAAAGATATTATGATTTTCTTTCTGCGTATTCAGCCGTAAATCAAGGACACTGCCACCCTAAAATAATTGCTGCATTGGTAAAGCAAGCGCATAAAGTTACGCTCACTTCGCGTGCCTTTTACAACGATTGCTTAGGCGAATATGAAAAATATATCACAACCTATTTTGGCTACGACAAAGTATTGCCTATGAATACCGGAGTGGAAGGTGGCGAAACCGCGGTGAAGCTTTGCCGTAAATGGGGTTACACTGTAAAAGGAATTCCGGAAAATCAGGCAAAAATAATTTTTGTAGCAGGAAATTTTTGGGGGCGCACGTTGGCAGCCATTTCTTCGTCTGTTGATCCCTCCAGTACCAATGGATTTGGGCCATTTATGCCGGGCTTTGAAATTATTCCTTACAACGATTTAGCTGCTTTGGAAAAAGCGGTTCAAGATAAAAATGTTGCCGGGTTTATGTTGGAACCCATTCAAGGTGAAGCAGGAGTGGTGATTCCGGATGAAGGCTATTTGAAAAAGGCATTTGAAATTTGTAGAGCAAACCGCGTTTTATTTATTGCAGATGAAGTTCAAACAGGACTTTGTCGCACCGGTAAAATGTTGGCTTGTGATCACGAAGGAGTGAAACCGGATATCTTAATTTTAGGCAAAGCATTATCGGGAGGAGTTTTACCTGTTGCTGCTGTTTTGTGTAGAGATGAAGTTATGCTAACTATAAAGCCGGGTGAACACGGAAGCACTTACGGGGGAAACCCATTAGCGTGTCGTGTTGCCATTGCTGCATTGGAAGTATTGAAAGAGGAAAAGATGGCCGAAAATGCGGATCGTTTGGGTAAAATTTTACGCGATGAATTATCGAAAATAAAATCAGATAGAATTACAGCTATTCGAGGGAAAGGATTGTTAAATGCAATTGTTATAGAACCACGAAATGGAAAGGATGCTTGGGATGTATGCATTGCACTAAAAGACAATGGGCTTTTGGCAAAACCTACTCATGGAGACATTATTCGATTTGCCCCTCCTCTTACGATTACCGAAGAGCAGATAATGGAATGTGTAGGAATTATTAAAAAAACCTTGGAGGAATTTTAA
- a CDS encoding peptidoglycan synthetase: MKVHFIAIGGSAMHNLAIALHKKGFAVSGSDDEILEPSKSRLEKYNLLPTEIGWFPGKLNDSMEAIILGMHARADNPELLRAQELGLKIFSYPEYIYEQTKDKTRIVIGGSHGKTTITSMILHVLNFHQIDCDYMVGAQLEGFETMVKLSKEVKIAVIEGDEYLSSPIDRRPKFHLYFPDIAIISGIAWDHINVFPTFEMYVEQFKIFTDFISKNGSLIYCENDAEVNKIGLSARSDIQKHAYSIPEYKIENGTTTLICKAPLADCKLKIFGEHNLLNLTAARLACNEVGVNDAKFYEAISSFKGASKRLELVAQNENTVVYKDFAHSPSKLKATTAAVKQQFPNRDLIACMELHTFSSLNEDFLKQYDGAMHAADKAFVYFNPHTIAHKKLKPISIEQVHAAFGGNNIKVYTNSLELLKDLKAINWKNKNLLMMSSGNFDGIDFKVLGEELVK, from the coding sequence ATGAAAGTACATTTTATAGCCATTGGCGGCAGTGCGATGCATAACCTAGCCATTGCCCTGCACAAAAAAGGTTTTGCCGTGAGCGGCTCAGATGACGAAATTTTGGAACCCTCTAAAAGCAGGTTAGAAAAGTACAACTTATTACCAACCGAAATAGGCTGGTTTCCCGGTAAACTGAACGATTCGATGGAAGCCATTATCCTTGGAATGCATGCGCGTGCCGATAATCCTGAATTGTTGCGCGCTCAAGAATTAGGGCTCAAAATTTTTTCGTATCCGGAATATATTTACGAGCAAACAAAAGATAAAACACGCATTGTTATTGGAGGTAGTCACGGCAAAACGACTATCACCTCCATGATTTTACATGTGTTGAACTTTCATCAAATTGACTGCGATTACATGGTGGGCGCTCAGCTCGAAGGATTCGAAACCATGGTAAAATTGAGCAAAGAAGTTAAAATTGCAGTGATTGAAGGGGATGAATATCTGTCATCGCCCATCGACAGAAGGCCAAAATTTCATTTGTATTTCCCTGACATTGCAATCATCAGCGGAATAGCTTGGGACCACATCAATGTTTTTCCCACATTTGAAATGTATGTGGAGCAATTTAAAATTTTCACCGATTTTATTTCGAAAAATGGTTCGCTCATTTATTGTGAAAATGATGCTGAGGTAAATAAAATAGGCCTTTCAGCACGAAGCGACATTCAGAAACATGCATACAGCATTCCGGAATATAAAATTGAAAATGGTACCACGACACTTATTTGTAAAGCACCACTTGCCGATTGCAAATTGAAAATTTTTGGAGAGCACAACCTCTTGAATTTAACTGCTGCACGTTTGGCATGCAATGAAGTGGGTGTTAACGATGCAAAATTCTATGAAGCCATTTCTTCCTTTAAAGGTGCAAGCAAGCGGCTAGAACTAGTAGCTCAAAATGAAAACACAGTCGTTTATAAAGATTTTGCACATTCGCCATCTAAATTAAAAGCAACTACAGCCGCCGTTAAACAGCAGTTTCCTAATCGCGATTTAATTGCATGCATGGAATTGCACACCTTTAGCAGTTTGAATGAAGATTTTTTAAAGCAATATGATGGAGCCATGCATGCGGCAGACAAAGCCTTTGTGTATTTTAATCCGCACACTATTGCGCATAAAAAATTAAAACCCATTTCGATTGAGCAAGTGCATGCTGCCTTTGGTGGCAACAACATTAAAGTGTATACCAATTCCCTTGAACTATTAAAGGATTTAAAAGCCATAAACTGGAAAAATAAAAATTTGCTGATGATGAGTTCAGGGAATTTTGACGGGATTGATTTTAAGGTTTTAGGGGAGGAATTGGTGAAATAA
- a CDS encoding shikimate kinase, whose product MRVFLIGFMGSGKSKKGRKLATQLGFEFVDMDEWVEKQAGKSIPQIFQEMGEDYFRTLEFEALLKISQKSNVVVSTGGGSPCYFNAIDKMNENGISIYLKGSPAFLRERLLESKKKRPLIENLNAEELLRFIEAKLTERATVYQKATYTVEALGLRTKELFDIVLEAKKSA is encoded by the coding sequence ATGAGAGTGTTTTTAATTGGATTTATGGGAAGCGGCAAAAGCAAAAAGGGCCGCAAACTCGCTACACAGTTGGGATTCGAATTTGTGGATATGGACGAATGGGTGGAGAAGCAGGCCGGCAAAAGTATTCCGCAAATTTTTCAGGAAATGGGGGAGGATTATTTTCGAACACTCGAATTCGAAGCCTTGCTTAAAATTTCGCAAAAATCGAATGTGGTCGTTTCTACCGGTGGAGGAAGTCCCTGCTATTTTAATGCTATAGATAAAATGAACGAAAATGGCATTAGCATTTACCTCAAAGGAAGTCCTGCATTTTTACGCGAACGTTTGCTTGAATCAAAGAAGAAAAGGCCCTTGATTGAGAATTTGAATGCCGAAGAACTACTGCGTTTTATTGAAGCGAAATTAACTGAGCGTGCGACTGTGTATCAGAAGGCCACTTACACTGTTGAAGCACTAGGCTTGCGCACCAAGGAGTTATTTGATATTGTTTTGGAAGCGAAAAAATCAGCATAA
- a CDS encoding MBL fold metallo-hydrolase — protein sequence MKLHTINTGNFKLDGGAMFGVVPKSIWNKTNPADDKNLCSWAMRCLLIEEGNKLILIDNGIGNKQDVKFFSHFDLHGEDSLEKSLNQLGFSSDDITDMFLTHLHFDHCGGSIKFNSDKSGFVPAFKNATYWSNAEHWEWATKPNPREKASFLKENILPIQESGQLKFTAEGAELFPFLKVMYTRGHTDAMMIPHIQYKDRTIVFMADLLPSTGHIPLAYVMGYDTRPLITLSEKEKFMNEAAEKNYVLFLEHDNYNECCTVQQTEKGVRLKECFSLKEIL from the coding sequence ATGAAACTTCATACCATCAATACCGGAAATTTTAAACTCGACGGAGGTGCCATGTTTGGCGTGGTTCCTAAAAGTATCTGGAACAAAACCAACCCTGCGGATGATAAAAATTTATGCTCCTGGGCTATGCGCTGTTTGCTCATCGAAGAAGGCAATAAATTGATTTTAATCGATAACGGAATTGGCAACAAACAAGATGTAAAATTCTTTAGCCATTTTGATTTGCATGGTGAGGATAGTCTTGAAAAATCTTTAAATCAATTAGGGTTTTCTAGTGATGATATAACAGATATGTTTCTTACACATTTGCATTTCGATCATTGTGGAGGCAGCATAAAATTTAATTCAGATAAAAGCGGCTTCGTGCCGGCTTTTAAAAATGCAACGTATTGGAGTAATGCTGAACATTGGGAATGGGCCACAAAACCTAATCCGCGTGAAAAGGCATCTTTTTTAAAAGAAAATATTTTGCCTATTCAGGAATCCGGTCAATTGAAATTTACCGCAGAGGGAGCTGAATTATTTCCTTTTTTAAAAGTAATGTATACACGCGGACATACGGATGCCATGATGATTCCGCATATTCAGTATAAGGATAGAACAATTGTTTTTATGGCCGATTTATTACCCAGCACCGGACATATTCCCTTGGCTTACGTGATGGGATATGACACGCGTCCGCTTATAACACTCAGCGAAAAGGAAAAATTTATGAATGAAGCAGCCGAAAAAAATTATGTGCTCTTCTTAGAGCATGATAATTACAATGAATGCTGCACCGTGCAACAAACTGAAAAAGGAGTGAGGCTTAAAGAATGCTTTTCCTTAAAAGAAATTCTATAA
- a CDS encoding LUD domain-containing protein, which produces MEESTSKEKVLKRIRKALINKSTEAIANVDFESPIYATNGESLEINFAQNFSEVGGKFVFCLDYNECIDNLQYLAKENNWTEIFCLEEPLQELLDIGQLPHSAKPEDIDRLQACITTCEFLIAQTGGVVISSKQSSGRKTPFAFPLHLVVAFTSQLMGETKEALKNMKVKYPTQFPSFISIITGPSKTIGIDNTTVIGALGPKEIYVFLIDDLQAE; this is translated from the coding sequence ATGGAAGAGAGTACCTCCAAAGAAAAAGTTTTAAAACGCATACGTAAAGCCTTAATAAATAAATCAACTGAAGCAATTGCCAATGTTGATTTTGAAAGCCCCATTTATGCTACCAACGGGGAATCTTTGGAAATAAATTTTGCTCAAAACTTTAGCGAAGTAGGTGGAAAATTTGTGTTTTGCTTGGATTACAATGAGTGTATTGACAACCTCCAATATTTGGCCAAAGAAAATAACTGGACCGAAATTTTTTGTTTGGAAGAACCCTTGCAAGAATTGCTCGATATTGGTCAATTGCCGCATTCGGCAAAACCTGAGGATATTGATCGCTTGCAAGCATGTATCACTACTTGTGAGTTTTTAATTGCTCAAACGGGCGGGGTGGTTATTTCTTCAAAGCAAAGCTCCGGAAGAAAAACGCCATTCGCATTTCCTTTGCATTTAGTAGTTGCTTTCACTTCCCAATTAATGGGCGAAACAAAAGAAGCATTAAAAAATATGAAGGTGAAATATCCGACACAATTCCCCTCCTTCATCAGCATTATTACAGGCCCAAGTAAAACAATCGGAATCGACAATACAACTGTTATTGGTGCACTCGGCCCAAAAGAAATATATGTGTTTTTAATCGACGACTTACAAGCAGAATAA
- a CDS encoding phosphoribosyltransferase has protein sequence MKKTLILNHLQIAQKINRIAHEIYEYNFEEKEIVIAGIADRGYVLAMRIDEVLKSISPLKTKLVELKINKDDLKNERVSLSLSADELKNKVVLLVDDVLNTGKTLIYALHPFLEYEVKKIATIVLVDRNHNLFPVRADYVGLSMATTLQEHVSVEFKDGNDAAYLC, from the coding sequence ATGAAAAAAACACTCATACTCAATCACCTTCAAATAGCGCAAAAAATCAATCGCATTGCGCATGAAATATATGAATACAACTTTGAAGAAAAAGAAATTGTAATTGCAGGAATTGCCGATAGAGGTTATGTTTTAGCCATGCGTATCGATGAAGTATTGAAAAGTATTTCGCCCTTAAAAACGAAATTGGTTGAATTAAAAATAAATAAAGACGATTTAAAAAATGAGCGGGTAAGCCTCTCGCTTAGCGCAGATGAATTAAAAAACAAAGTAGTGTTATTGGTGGACGATGTGTTGAATACCGGCAAAACTTTGATATATGCTTTGCACCCCTTTTTAGAATATGAAGTAAAAAAAATTGCCACGATTGTTTTAGTTGATCGCAATCACAATTTATTTCCGGTACGCGCCGATTATGTTGGTCTATCAATGGCCACAACGCTGCAAGAACATGTTTCAGTAGAATTTAAGGATGGGAATGATGCAGCTTATTTATGCTGA
- a CDS encoding DUF2007 domain-containing protein: MDENWVKVFSSSFLAQAEINKAMLIENDVAAVVLNKLDSSYLAFGQAEIYVHPDNELRAKQLLEQEVSLDDEL, from the coding sequence ATGGATGAAAATTGGGTAAAAGTTTTTAGCAGTTCTTTTCTGGCACAAGCCGAAATCAACAAAGCTATGCTTATTGAAAATGATGTTGCTGCAGTGGTGTTGAATAAACTCGATTCATCCTACTTAGCTTTCGGTCAAGCCGAGATATATGTGCATCCCGATAATGAACTACGTGCCAAACAGCTTTTAGAACAAGAAGTATCACTCGATGACGAACTTTAG